AATTCAATCAGCTGGCCTCCAAGAAGAGAGAGCATACAGAATTCGTCCCTTCCAACCCTGCAACAGCCACTGGCTATCTTCGTCAATCACAAAATCCTTGTCATAGGACTTTGCCCGTTCTTTTGCCATCCTCATGATATCCTCGTTCAATGGAAGCTGTCTGAATCCTGCCCGTAAATTTCGAACCTGCCATTGCTTGTAAGTCTCTGGTCGCTCAACGCGCTCAGCAGCTTCACATGCAATGACATTCATTGCCTCTCGTCCAAATATTGTTTTCTCAAGCAGCATTCTCTCATGAATTTCACGGGGAATATTAACCTCTAGCATATCAAAGAAAGAAGAATAATGAAATAGAGCCTCTCGGAATCGAGTGACAAAGAAAGGAGCATTATATGCACCGTTGACTATCCCTAGCACGAAAACGTCCGGTTTCATCTTCCTAATGAGGTTCAAGACGATGTTTCGCGGACTATTCACCACAACAGTCTCATCGAGTAGATTCCTCATTCTATAGAGACAGTTCACGGCAAGCACCTCATCTTCACGGATCTTCAGATCTTCAATCCTAACAGTTTCCCACTTCTGTGCTATAGCATTGAACTCAAATGGGACTTTGAAAGTCTCAGCATAATTAGCCAGACGGCGACCTGTCTCCTCAACCCTCTCTGCTGGTCGAAATCCAGGATGTGGAAGATCAATCCCCGTGATACGAAGTTTGGGAGGACCACCTGGTCTAGATGAGAGGCGTTGTATGAGGCATGGCCACTGGAAACCATATAGAATACCAAAATCAATTATGTGTAGCGTTGAGCCTTCCTCAGCAGCATGCCAAATCATCTTATTGGAGAAGAAATTAGAGATCTTCCTAAATGGACAGGCAGCAAGATAAAGCTGGTAAGCTTTTAAGACATCAGCAGCTGATGTAGGCATGGTAATAAGGGCTTTGTAGATCTGAGTGCCGGAGCCAGCCATGCGTGCTTCAAGACCATCAGCGAAATATTTGGCCAATCGTTGCATCCCATCCCCAGTTGGAGAACAATGTTGCCTAATCTGCTTCAAAAACTCATTTGCAGTCCTTCGATCATCAGCAGCAACAGCTTGCGCACAAAGGGTCAAGAGGGTTCTCAAATCGACCACGTTCCTTTTAGCCGCTTGTTTCTTGCTACGAGATTTCCCACCACTAGAACCCTTTAATTTATTGTTCTGTGGAACATTTTTAACCGCTATATCCTGTAATGCTTTACGGAGATCAGACTCATTTCTACCTCCACTGCATAACAGCACCTTATCAAACAGATCCGACCTCACAGTTGATTCAGTGAACACAGCTGACTGCTTGTTACTCCTACCTCCCAGTTGTTGCAAATCTTCATGAAGAGGATTTTTCTTCCCCCTTGACTCATCAGGTGAATATCCATTTTCACTCCTCTCTACCTTGACAGTCATAGGCCATTTTTTCTGGTCCTTATCCAACAACCCGTTCTCATGGGAATCAACAAGCAAAGCATTGCCATTAGGAAGGAATTTACTTGCTTCCTCAACCCCCTTCTTAAATTGCATAGCAGACTGGCTATCACTAAATATATCAGAAATCCTAAGGATACTATCAGGAGAATCGATATGCCCATCAGCGACAGTCCCAGTGCTATTTGATGAACTGTAGGGTGAGAAATGTTGTACGTAAGTAGAATCCGATCCACTAGCATCATTATTCCAACTTGGGCACCAAATAAGACCATCATAACCCCCAAGATAGCTTTCGTCCCTACTTGGAACCCTCAGATTCGAACTGGGGACCTGATGATCAGGTGGAGGAGGATACTTCTCGCCAAGAACATCATAGAATGATTTTTCCGCCGCTTGAAGAGCGGCCGACTCTTGAAACATACACCCCTTATCCTCCATCTCCTCTTCCATAAGTATGTCATTTATATACTTAAGTACCGCATCACTAAAATCATAATCCTCGTTCGAATCACCGCTTGACAGCGGAACAAATACATTTGGATATAGGTGAGATTGGACTGACAAACGGGAAGCATAATTTCGTTCGACTACATTACCATCGAGTCTTAAACTGCCAATCAGATTGGGATTAGGAACAACAGAAACACCTTCATTATTAAGCTCAATTCCAGAGGTGGTCCCATAGCCCACTCTTGAGTTTCCATCCATAACCATGGATTTTTCGTCAGCAGCAACACTTTTTAACTCCTAGAGCTTTCCAACCTCGATACTGTTAGATTCTCCTTGAAACACTCTTTTCCCAACTACTTAGAACCGGCACATACGGCAAGAATTTCCAAGGTACAAGCTTTGAACATCAAATTCAGAACCCAGAAACTAGAGCCCTGAAACAAGTCAAGAACACAAAAGTACAACTAAAATTCATGATAAGAAGAATGAAAGATTTAACTAACTAttgacaaaatcaaagaaagagCATATCTTTAGCATAACTttaaaggaaagagaaaaaatggataaaaagcaaaagaagtcCTCAGAAATTACAAGTCACATAACATTTCCTTACACCAACTCTAACAACAGAGCAAAATCAGATTCAAAATCTTTGATGGCTTCAAAAAGTCCCAGATGGGAGCGAAATCAGATAAACAACGGTTAGGGTGCTTGTATACCAGTAGTTGTATGTGAACACTGGAACTTTCAACATAGAACTTTCCGTGGGATCCGTACCGGCGCAATAGGATAGCATTTTTCCCAGCATACATACTACTATCAAACAGTAGGAAAATGTTAAGCAAGTACCTGAGAGAAAGCGCGGCAGCAGGGGACCGAGTGAAGAATTTTAGAATGGATCATTTTTGCTAGCATTCAAGCTAAAGGGTCTGAGGATGACAGAGAGGGAATCTGAGCCGTTGAATATCCAAGTGGGGAGGCTGGGAGTGGGGACTAGGCAGATTGATGAATggagttttatatttttgaTGGCAGATAGTCAACTAGTTGCTCTGGTTGTTTCTTCTTAATGGTCGTTAAGTAGTACTATTTAGTATTTATCCTGCAgccaaaaatagaaaagattTCCATTAATTTTCTGCAGCTCTATGGTACttactatttactattttcaaCCTGTTTCGTCTCGTTCTCTTGGTCGTCAGTTTTCCATACGAGAAGATTGTGAGTTACCTCGTCTTATCCCTGGACTTGGATGCCACAGATTATGTCTTCATTGCTTGGAAAGTGGGTACATGCATCAATTCGCAATTATCCTcgttttagaaagtatattaaTTTCTTGTCGCTTCTAGTCGAGAACTGGATGAAATCTTGACTATCTTTTTTCTCTACTTGGCAACTTGTCATCTTCCTTCCTTCCCCGATGGGACCCTCTAAATTAACTTCTCTTTGGCATCTTGGTCACAAtttcttgttcttcttttcCGTTTTTATCCCTTCCTCCTTTGTGCAACGTGGATTTGTTTGGGCaaagtattatttaaaataattattatagtaCTTTTTGTaatataatttttgtttaaataaaaagatggttaaaaatataaaaaaaatatatttat
This portion of the Coffea arabica cultivar ET-39 chromosome 2e, Coffea Arabica ET-39 HiFi, whole genome shotgun sequence genome encodes:
- the LOC113730471 gene encoding scarecrow-like protein 14 gives rise to the protein MVMDGNSRVGYGTTSGIELNNEGVSVVPNPNLIGSLRLDGNVVERNYASRLSVQSHLYPNVFVPLSSGDSNEDYDFSDAVLKYINDILMEEEMEDKGCMFQESAALQAAEKSFYDVLGEKYPPPPDHQVPSSNLRVPSRDESYLGGYDGLIWCPSWNNDASGSDSTYVQHFSPYSSSNSTGTVADGHIDSPDSILRISDIFSDSQSAMQFKKGVEEASKFLPNGNALLVDSHENGLLDKDQKKWPMTVKVERSENGYSPDESRGKKNPLHEDLQQLGGRSNKQSAVFTESTVRSDLFDKVLLCSGGRNESDLRKALQDIAVKNVPQNNKLKGSSGGKSRSKKQAAKRNVVDLRTLLTLCAQAVAADDRRTANEFLKQIRQHCSPTGDGMQRLAKYFADGLEARMAGSGTQIYKALITMPTSAADVLKAYQLYLAACPFRKISNFFSNKMIWHAAEEGSTLHIIDFGILYGFQWPCLIQRLSSRPGGPPKLRITGIDLPHPGFRPAERVEETGRRLANYAETFKVPFEFNAIAQKWETVRIEDLKIREDEVLAVNCLYRMRNLLDETVVVNSPRNIVLNLIRKMKPDVFVLGIVNGAYNAPFFVTRFREALFHYSSFFDMLEVNIPREIHERMLLEKTIFGREAMNVIACEAAERVERPETYKQWQVRNLRAGFRQLPLNEDIMRMAKERAKSYDKDFVIDEDSQWLLQGWKGRILYALSSWRPAD